In Cystobacter ferrugineus, the DNA window GCCGTCGCCTTGTCGAAGACGCGCCCTCTCTCGAAACTGTCGGCGTGAGTGACCAGCACTTGATGGATGCACTCCGGAGAGGTGACCACATACAAGGGCGAAGAGCCGATGCGGATCTGGACGATGTCACCGAACTCTCGCAACGATTGCAGATAAGCAACAGGCAAACGCAGCAGCCGGAGCGCATGACCCAGCAGTGGCAACCCGCCTGGCACCTCGGGGGCGGTGGCAGTGGGCGGAGGAGTCACGGTGTTCATAGGTGGGACGCTCCTCGCTGGATGACTCCCAATAGCGGCCAAGGCCGGTATCGGGTGAGCAGAAATTCGATGAGGAAAGCCTTGGGGAAGGCAGTGCTGCTCCTAGCGGATTCCCGGCTGGCAGGCAACGCGAGTTTTTACTAGATTACAGAAAGAGCCGCTTGAAGGGAGCAATGGACCACCGGGTTGGCATACCTGAGGGCACCCGACGGGGTGGGCGCCCTTGGGGAACACCTGGCGCTGCACGCTCCGCGAGGCTAGAGCAGCTTCGCCATGATCTCGCGCTCGCGCTGCTCGAGCATGATCGAGGCGAGCGTCCAGTCGATGAGTTCGTCGGCGACCGACACGTCGAAACCGAAGGCGCCGGCGGCCTCCTTCACCGACGCGCGCTCCTCCTTCGCGATCTCTCCGTCGGCGCACGCCACCTCGACGATCATGCGCAGGAGGGAGACGCGCAGCTCACGGTTCTCGATCTTGCTGACGATGTCAGTCAGGCGACCGGGCTTCTGGAATTCCTGCTCGATGAGAGCGGCCACCTGCGCGTCGCGGGGCGACAGGCCGATGCCCACCACCACGTCGTCGAGCTGCTGGCGCTCGTCCTCGGTGATGCGGCCATCGCTCGCCGCCACGTTGGCCATGGCCTGGACGAACGCCATCAACTGCTCCTGGGGGTACTCTCGCGTCATGTCGTCTCCTTGGCGAGCGGCGCACGGCTGGTCGGGGGCTCGCGGACACAGGATGGGCCGGGCTGCTCGGCGCGGCAGGATAGTGCGCACCCACGAGGACCCGAAACGGTTTTCACCCGGGCTGCTCCTCCGCGTTCGTAGGGCGAGGACACGCGCGTGGAGAAGGTGTTCGCGGCGGTGTCGAGTTCGAGGACTCCCACCGTGAACGTGTGATAGGCATTGTCACGCTTCCCCGTCTCGTACACGCCCGCGAGTGCCTTGAACCGCGTCACCGGGAAGTTTTCGAGTTCCGTGGCCCTCGAGGCCCATGGGGCCAAAAATGATTCACCCCCCACCGGCACGGAGCCGATGAGGGGTGAAGGACTGATTCAGGGACCGGCTCAGGCCTTGTTGCCGGTCAGGCGGGCCAGCTGGATGGTGAGGTCGGTGAGCTGCTGCGCCTGGAGCACCTTGGAGGCGTCCTCGGTCGAGGAGACGTTGCCCTGGGCCTCGGCGATCGCGCCCTGCTCCTCGGCGAGGTCGGTCAGCTCGAGGTTGCTGATGCTGCCATCCTGGAGGCCCTGGGCGATCTGGTTGAGCTGCTGGGCCTGGTTCTGGGCCGCCGGGTTGATGGACGCGAAGGAGGCCTTGTCGCCGTTCTCGAACGCCGACTTGGTGTTCGTGATGTTCTCCATGCTCAGCTTCTGGAGGTTCATCGCCTCTTCGGCCGTGACGTTGCCGTCCGCCGACGCGGCCCGGGTCGCCTCGGCCAGCTTCTGCACGCCCTGCATCAGCTTGCCGAGCTCCTGCGGGGTGATCTGCCCGGACTTCACGCCCTCGGCGATCTTGCCCATCAGGGCGGCCTGCTCCTGCTTCGCGTTGTTGAGCACCTGGGCCTGAGCCGCGAAGGGCAGCGACACCCCGCCCTGCCCACTGGCACCCGGCGCACCGCCACTGGCACCCGGCGCACCGCCACTGGCGCCCGGCGCACCGCCACTGGCGCCCGGCGCACCGCCACCGGCGCCCGGCGCACCACCCGCCTGCTGGTTCTGCAGGGCCCCCAGCGTCTGCAGCAGCTGCAGGAACTGCTGGATCAGCGGATTGGTGCCTTCCGGGCCACCCGCCCCGCCCGGGCCACCCGCCCCGCCCGTGCTACCCGGCTTGCCGCTCCCGAAGGAGTCGCCACTCTTGCCCTGGATGGCGTCCTGGAGGGTCTGCAGGTCCGTCATCATCTTCCCGAGCAACTGCAGGACCTTGCCGGCGGTCTCGAGGTTGAGCTTGCCCTGGCCCTGGGTGCCGGAGGAGCTCTGCAGGAGCTGGAGCAACAGGTTGTTGGAGTTGTTCTTGACGGAGATGGACATGGGAGGCTCCGGAAAGCAGAAGGGCGAGGGGGGGAGATGCTGCGCGGGAAGGAATCGGTAACTTCCGACGAGGAAGAGTATTGCAGCCGCTGTGCCAGCGTCCAGGCACCCCGGAAACATCCAGATTCGAGAAAACGTGGGGGTACGCGCCGATTCTCTCTCGGCACCCGAGAAAAACGGCCCTCCCGCGGGAGACTGCTGGTGACAACTGTCACCAGGGTGGTGACTCCAATCCGCGTGGGACGCGCTGTCTGGGAGGATCAACGGCGTCAATCGATGCACTGGCGCGGCAACCCATGGACCAGGTGCGGCACCGGGGCGAGGGAGCCGCGAGAGCGGGTGTCAAGTAACAGGATAGTCACCTGGGAGCGGGTGGGAGCTGGTGTATCAAACCGGCTCCCCCCGCTGTCTTCTCGACAAGGAGCCCCCCGATGCATCGTCTTGGCCAAACCCTTCTCGCCGTGAGCCTGTTCGCCGGTTGTGGAGGTACCGAACTCGAGCCGTCCACCGGGCCCATCGTGCAGCAGCGGGCGCCGCTCACCACCACGGACGTGGACGTGGCCCCGGAGTGTCAGGGCCTCATCGACTTCGTGAACACGGCGTCGTTCCAGACGCTGGACGTGTACCTGCCGAGCGACGTCGCCAACAACCTCGTCACCCGCCGCGCGTTGTCTCCGTTCACGTCCCTGGCGGACGTCGCCTCGGTCCGGCTGGTCGGTCCGACCCGCCTCGCGCAGATCGAGGGCGGTGCCCGGGAAGAGGAGTTCATCGGCCCGAACTGCGTCGGCATCCTGGATGGCCTCGCGGTGTCCACGGATGACGCCGCGGCGATCGTGTCGCTGGTGAACAGCATCAGTGACAGCGAGCTGCATGACGTCCTGCCGTACGCGTGGAATGGCGCCGTGAACCTCCTCAACCAGCGCCCGTTCACGTCGGCCCGGGACATCTCCAATGTCGCGGGGATCAGCGAGGTGAGCCTGCGCAACATCCGGAACGCGGCCACGCTGAGCCGGCCCCTCGAGGCGCTCATCGACACGGTGAACGCGTTGCCGAACAAGGACCTCTACGGCGCGAGCATGGCCCGCCACTTCGACTGGTGGCAGATCGTGACGACGCGCGGCTCCTACGGCGTCAACCGGCTGGAGTGCTTCGGGCTCGAGCCGAGCAGCGTTCCGTATGGCGCGACCGTCCGTGAGGGACTGGCAGACGCCGAGGAGGTGCGTGACGAGGTCATCGACACGCTGAACCTCGCCAACCGGAACAAGGAAATCCCCCAGAGCGTGATCGACGCCGGCCTGGCCAACCTCGACGCGCTGACCGAGGGGCGCTCGTTCAAGGGCTGCTACTTCAGCTACTCGGACGATCCGTGGAGCGGCAACAACGTCGCCATCTTCGTCGACACCGAGAACGGCTTCAGCCTGTTGACCGAGACCTACTGGAGCGAGTGAGCTCACCGCGCGCCGGAGCGAGACGGTGAGACCCGTGGTGCACGCCCCGCTCGTGCCCTGAGTCACTCAAGAGCCGGTCGGCTGGCGCTCGAAGTCTTCACTCCCGGGCGTCACCCGGCCGTACTTCATCCCCGAGGGCAGTGGGCCGTAATAGGCCACGTCCTCCGGGCCATACACGAGCGGCTTGCCGCTGGCCGACAAGCGCTTGCCATTGAAGAGGCCCACCTCTCCGCCCTGCCGGCTCAAGACGAAGGGCAGATGGGTGGCGCCCTCCGATGTCTTGCCATCCGCCACCAGGCGCAGGCGCTGGCCCGGGTTCAGCGTGACGGAAGGCAACCGGGCACGCTCGGTGGCTCGCAAGTCATTCGTCAGTTCATACCCCGCCAGGGACACGGCGGACCTCCCCCGGTTGTACAGCTCCACATAGCCCTTGCTCCCGGCGGAGATCGTCTGGATGACCACAGGACCCGTGCCGTGGTTCTCGAGCTCACGCAGCGTCTCGAGCAGGAAGGCACGGCGCTCGCGCACGTACGTCTGGAGGAAGTCTCGCGCCCGGGCCACGTGCGCGGGTGAGGCGTAGGGATCCCTTTCCATCTCTGGCCCCGCCACCGCCCAGAGCGCGTCGATGTGGGCGCTCGCCCGGGCCTGGGAGAAGGGACCCGCGAGCGCCGCCTCGAGCTTCGCCAGCAGCCGGGCCCTCAGGGCCGGCCTGTCCCAGATGCGCGTATTGAGCACGTTCCAGGTCGGCCGGTGGGCCGGGCGCTCCGCCGCGCGCTGCTCGTACAGGCGCTGCACGCCTGGATCATACAGACTGAAGCCCTGCGGCCAGCGATTGACGATGGGTGGATCCTCGGGCGCCCACGTACGCCAGGCGAGCATCTGCGCGTTGTTCAAATCCCAGGGCGTGTATTGCCACCGATCCTCGCCCGGCTCGTGGATCCAATAGCTGCGCGAGTCCTCGATGATGTTGTTGGAGATGAGCATGTCCGCGGCGAGGTTGCCCAGGTACGCCTCCACGTCCACGGACTGCTCGAGCTTCGCCTCGAACTGCGCGTCGTCGCTGCGGTTGATCCACGTGAGGAACGCTTCCAGGTCGGAGTTGTCCTCGGACTCCTGGGTCTTCTTCTCGAAGTCGTCCTGGTGGAAGCCCGCCTCGGGCGTCAACTCGCAGTTGCGGCCGCCACAGCGGTAGATGGCGGAGCTCTTCTCCAGATCGTGGTGCTTCAGGTACTCCTTCCCCACGTGCTCCATGTCCAGATAGAGCCCGTTGTGCTGGCCATTGAGGCTCACGCGCACATAGCGGGCACTCGGCACCGGCAGGCCCAGCGCCGTGTAGAGGTCCACCGCGAACTTCTCGGTCAGCTTGCCACTGTCGTACCAGCTCGCGAGCAGCTCGAAGCGATCCCGCTCGTCCAGCTCGTAGCCCTTGTCCAGTTTGATCTTGAAACTCTTCTGGGGGAGCGAGCGCGTACTGGCGCCCCGGTACTCCACCTGCGCCGGCGCCGCGCGCCCGTCGAGCACCACCTCGGCCGGCACCGCCACGTCCGCCTCCGGATTCGCATCCAGCCGCGCCAGGTTCTCCGGGGTGATGCGCAGCTCGAACACCGGGACGCGGCTCTGCACCGGCGGATAGGCCCCCGGCTCCGGGGTGCCCGTGTTCCCCGGAGGCGGGGTGTTCCCCGAGCCAGCGGAGGACGCGGGAGGCTTGGGAACGACAGGCTCGGAGCCCAGCGGGACCCCCACGGAATCCGCCGTCGCGGGGATGGAACCGGGCCCACACGCCAGCAATCCCACCACGCTCATCCCCAGCAGCCCACTCCATCGTCCCATGCGGCCTCCGTGCAGAGTCGCGCCCCGCGGTGCAGACGCCGTGCCTCACGCTGGGTCACCAGGCGGAACGGAAAACCGTGTCCAGACGACTCTTCGCGCCCGTTTCCTCCCACCTCGGGGAAAGATCCTTCCCACCGTGGCGACTTCCGGACCCACGAAAGGGAAATCCGGTGGACCGGATGGGAAACGGCGAGGACCTGGAGCCGCCGAGGCGAACCACGCCTTCGCCCCGAGAGGGAGGGTCACGTGAATCGCGTCAGCGAGCGGGGTGTCGCCTGTTCGACGTCCGCCCGGCATGGCATCCTCGTCAGCCTGTCAGGAGACAGCATGAAGCATGACACCCGGAAGGCTTCCGCGAGTGAACCATCCCGCCGGACAAGCCCCTGGCGCTCCCCCGCCTGTGTGCTCCCCCTCATCGCGCTGATGCTGACGAGTGGCTGTCTGGGCCACCACTACGAGGTGTCCCGAGGGGAAATGGAGCGCCTCGTCCAGGCGCCTCCGCAGGAGCGCGGACGCAACATCTACGCGGTGCAGCGCTTCGTGACCGCGGAGGATCCGGAGCCGGCCCCCGCCTGGGAGCCCCCCCCGGGAGAGCCGCCTCCCGGCTACGTGGTCACCCACCACGGCCACTGGGTGCCGTCCCTCTATTTCGACTTCTACGGCTCGCCCTACTACGAGCCTCCCTACCGGCCATCGGTCGTGGCCACCGGAGCCGACGTCCATGGAGCCTCGGCGGTCCCCGGGAACACCTCGTCGAGCAGCTCCTCGGGAGGTTCCTCCTCCGGCAACCTCGGCAACATCAACGGAATCAACGATCTGTTGGTGGTCGCCGTCGTCGTGGGCGTGGCGGTCGGCATCGGGCTGGCCGCCACCGAAGGGGCCCGCTACGAGGGCTCGATCGCCGTGCACCCCCACCACCCGGTGCACCTGTGGCACCGTGACGGGCGCCAGAGCATCGTCGCGCTCGATGAGCTGACGGCGGCGGACCTGAGCACCGTCTCCGAGGTCACGCTCTCGGGCGAGGAGGGCGCCGGCATGTGGCTCAGCGGTGCCGCGCCCCTCAACCGCGCGGGCTTCTCGTACCAGTTCGGCGCGGGCAACGACAGCCTCGCCCTGCCCCGGGGCCTGACCGAGCGCGGCCCGGGCTTCCGCTTCGCGCTCGGCTACTACCCCACGAAGAAGTTCGGCCTGCTCGCCGACACGCGCCTGCAGTTCGGCGACGACGCCGTCCGCGGCTACTACAACGTGCGCCTCGGCCTGGAGGCGCAGTGGTACCCCCTCTCCCTGTGGCGGCTGCACCTGGGCCCCTTCGTCGGCGGGGGACAGTCCTGGTCCGCTACCTCGGGCGTGGGTCTGCCCACCACCGCGGGCGCACGGCCCTACGTCTCCTTCGGCGCGCTCGCGGAGCTGGAGCTGACCACGCGCCTGGGGCTGACGTTCCGCTGGACCCAGGACTGGTTGCCCAACTCCAATCCGGACGCCCGCGGCTTCGTCAGCTCCTGGTCGCTGGGGCTCGCCGTCTACTGACTCAGCGCGCCAACCACGCCACCGCGCGCCCGAACGTGTCCGCGAAGCTCCGCTCGACGTCCGCTTCCAGGGCGGTCACCGCGGGGAACGGGTTGACGTGCTCGTAGGCGTAGGGAGGCGCCAGGATGTCCACCCGCACGCCCGTCCCCGCGAAGGTGTCCGCCACGGCGCCCGGTGGCGCCACCCGGTCCTCCTGGAGGGCGATGGCCTGGATGCGAGCGCCCACCCGCCGCAGGGCCGCCTCCCGCTCGGCGCGCAGGTGCTCCTCGCTCACCATGAGCTCGAAGGCCCGGCCCGCGGGGTGCTCCGAGAACAACCGGCTCAGCTCGGGCCGCGCCCGCTTGAGCGGCTCCAGCTCCCGCAGGAGGAAGTGGCGCAGTGCCTGGACCGCCGCGCTGTCGAGGATCTCCCGTGCCAGCGGCTCCTGACGCGAGAGCACGCAGCCGCCGCAGAAGCTCACCACCCGGGACTCGGAGAAGCGGCCGTCTACATCCGACAGCAGGAGGAGCTCCGAGATGAAGGCGCCGATGGAGTAGCCGAAGAAGTCCAGCCGCGCGTCCGGCGCCAGCAGTGGCTCCTCGCCCTGGCGCACGCGCTGGGCGAGCGCCACGACGTCCTCCAGGGTGCGCAGGCCCGCCCAGAGGAAGCGCTCGGGCCGCGCGTGGAGACGGGAACTCAGGGCGGCATTGGCGAAGTAGGACAGCTCCAGGCCGGGGATGCGGGATTGGCGGTCGCGGCTGAGCTGCCGCATGGGCCGGGGCTCGAACCAGAGCGCCGGGGAGCGCTCCATGTGGAAGGCGATGGGAAAGAGGATGACGGGCGCGCCAAGTCCCTCGGCGAGAGCCTTCGCCCATGGCAGGTACTTCTCCCACTTCTTCTCGTTGAGGCCGTGCAGGAGGAGGATTCCCCGGGCCCCTCGCTCGAGGCCCTTGGGCGCGAGGATG includes these proteins:
- a CDS encoding tellurite resistance TerB family protein, whose translation is MTREYPQEQLMAFVQAMANVAASDGRITEDERQQLDDVVVGIGLSPRDAQVAALIEQEFQKPGRLTDIVSKIENRELRVSLLRMIVEVACADGEIAKEERASVKEAAGAFGFDVSVADELIDWTLASIMLEQREREIMAKLL
- a CDS encoding CotH kinase family protein → MGRWSGLLGMSVVGLLACGPGSIPATADSVGVPLGSEPVVPKPPASSAGSGNTPPPGNTGTPEPGAYPPVQSRVPVFELRITPENLARLDANPEADVAVPAEVVLDGRAAPAQVEYRGASTRSLPQKSFKIKLDKGYELDERDRFELLASWYDSGKLTEKFAVDLYTALGLPVPSARYVRVSLNGQHNGLYLDMEHVGKEYLKHHDLEKSSAIYRCGGRNCELTPEAGFHQDDFEKKTQESEDNSDLEAFLTWINRSDDAQFEAKLEQSVDVEAYLGNLAADMLISNNIIEDSRSYWIHEPGEDRWQYTPWDLNNAQMLAWRTWAPEDPPIVNRWPQGFSLYDPGVQRLYEQRAAERPAHRPTWNVLNTRIWDRPALRARLLAKLEAALAGPFSQARASAHIDALWAVAGPEMERDPYASPAHVARARDFLQTYVRERRAFLLETLRELENHGTGPVVIQTISAGSKGYVELYNRGRSAVSLAGYELTNDLRATERARLPSVTLNPGQRLRLVADGKTSEGATHLPFVLSRQGGEVGLFNGKRLSASGKPLVYGPEDVAYYGPLPSGMKYGRVTPGSEDFERQPTGS
- a CDS encoding DUF6051 family protein, encoding MGFIGTYRGLAEAFQGGRGYGPMDAGLVLHARRFHSAGQGLSAPTPPSEGLAPGSLESQVDQGDDCEENRTFPYRILAPKGLERGARGILLLHGLNEKKWEKYLPWAKALAEGLGAPVILFPIAFHMERSPALWFEPRPMRQLSRDRQSRIPGLELSYFANAALSSRLHARPERFLWAGLRTLEDVVALAQRVRQGEEPLLAPDARLDFFGYSIGAFISELLLLSDVDGRFSESRVVSFCGGCVLSRQEPLAREILDSAAVQALRHFLLRELEPLKRARPELSRLFSEHPAGRAFELMVSEEHLRAEREAALRRVGARIQAIALQEDRVAPPGAVADTFAGTGVRVDILAPPYAYEHVNPFPAVTALEADVERSFADTFGRAVAWLAR